Proteins encoded within one genomic window of Bacteroidota bacterium:
- the lpxD gene encoding UDP-3-O-(3-hydroxymyristoyl)glucosamine N-acyltransferase codes for MNMEITAKELAVLLNAKLEGNPDTMVSKLSKIEEADKDSFCFLANSKYYHYAQTATAGILLCDEKLEYNQRNISAVLRVAEPYIAFQKLMELYATMNGSSNNKGIEEQSHIGKDSVAGEGLYLGSFSYIGNQVKVGKNVQIYPNCFIGDHCEIGDNTILYANVSVYRDCKIGNDCILHSGCVVGADGFGFAPQEDGSYKKIPQTGNVVIGNRVEIGANTCIDRAVIGSTVIGDGVKLDNLIQIAHNVELGENTAIASLVGVSGSSKLGKNVLVGGQAGITGHLTIADGVKIQAQAAVIHDIKDKGKGVSGTPAIDAREHYRIIASMKQLPDLIKRVKELEKKLLEKP; via the coding sequence ATCAACATGGAAATAACCGCAAAAGAGTTGGCAGTTCTGCTCAACGCAAAACTGGAAGGCAATCCGGATACGATGGTATCCAAACTATCTAAAATTGAAGAAGCCGACAAGGATTCATTCTGCTTTCTTGCCAATTCAAAATATTACCACTACGCACAAACCGCCACAGCGGGAATTTTGCTTTGCGATGAAAAGTTGGAGTACAACCAACGGAATATTTCTGCCGTACTGCGAGTGGCAGAACCCTATATTGCTTTTCAAAAGTTGATGGAACTTTATGCCACCATGAATGGTTCTTCAAACAATAAGGGGATTGAAGAACAGTCGCATATAGGAAAGGATAGTGTGGCGGGTGAAGGTTTGTACCTAGGCTCGTTTAGCTATATCGGCAATCAGGTTAAAGTCGGGAAAAACGTACAGATTTACCCCAACTGCTTCATTGGTGATCATTGTGAGATTGGAGATAACACCATACTCTATGCCAATGTTTCTGTTTATCGTGATTGTAAAATCGGCAATGATTGTATTCTTCATTCTGGTTGTGTAGTGGGAGCCGATGGCTTCGGGTTTGCTCCGCAGGAAGATGGCAGCTATAAAAAGATACCTCAAACCGGAAACGTGGTGATTGGAAACCGTGTAGAAATTGGTGCCAACACCTGCATTGACCGGGCGGTCATCGGTTCTACGGTGATAGGAGATGGAGTTAAATTAGATAACCTGATTCAAATCGCTCATAATGTTGAATTGGGTGAGAATACCGCCATCGCTTCTTTAGTCGGAGTTTCAGGCTCCTCTAAACTGGGTAAAAATGTATTGGTAGGCGGGCAAGCAGGTATTACCGGACATTTAACTATTGCCGATGGGGTGAAAATTCAGGCACAGGCCGCGGTCATTCATGATATTAAAGACAAAGGCAAAGGGGTTTCTGGCACTCCGGCCATAGATGCGCGAGAGCATTACCGGATTATTGCCTCCATGAAGCAATTGCCTGATTTGATTAAGAGGGTTAAAGAACTGGAAAAGAAATTACTTGAAAAGCCCTAA